The genome window GGAGTCGCTCAAAGTCTCGATCATCTCACTCGAGATCTTCATCACGCTCATCCTCCCCCTCAAGTTCAAGGTCCAGGTCCAGGTCCCGTTCAAGAAGCTCTTCCAGCTCGCAGTCAAGGTCTCACTCCGGTTCcagagaacattccagatccCGTGGTTCGAAATCAAGATCCAGCTCCAGGTCCCACAGGGGCTCTTCTTCCCCAAGAAAAAGATCTTACTCGAGTTCTTCATCATCTcctgagagagacaggaagaggagtcGCTCTAGACCTTCTTCACCCGCTGTTCGCAAAAAAAGACGAACGAGATCACGGTCACCCGAAAGGCACCACAGGTCGTCTTCCGGATCAACCCATTCTGGTTCCCGTTCaagttcaaaaaagaaataatgtattaaaatttacatctttaaaaaacattgaaTACAGTGCATGAAGCATATTTTTTAGGAAGTTGATGTCTCATTTGGTCAGAAGTGCTACATCTGCTAGtagaggtgcatgcctttattgcTTTTCAAAACAGTACAACTGTGTTTATTTGTGAAATTGAAAGTCAATTGCATTTTAAGCCATACTGTTACCCAGATAAATGTTCTATTCATTATTTACAACCATTTGCTTCATTTAAAAACAGCTGTAGtaaaatactttgttttcttgtccttttcatttctaaatgtcCTATTGACCGAGACAGGGTTGCCTGGGCTTGCCTAGACTTCAGACACATGGGCAAGGTTAATATATAACCAATTCATGTTCATATGGGAAAAGTAGTCAGTCAGGTTATGTTGTTTACCTGTGCCAGTAATTTCTTACCAGAAGTTAACTACATCACAAAGCTGACAACCATAAACTTTCAGTTCTCTCTGCTGAGGGTGCCTTAGAATCATTCTCTCTATCAGCTTTATACCACTTTTATTGCAAGAGGATATTAGCAATTGCAGAAGGAGTAAGTTATCCATCTTATTTCAGAATGTCTATCTGAAATAAAAGTTTAAGCAATATGGATATCCTTTAAATCTAGTTTCCAGATACTGTACTTGATTgataaaggttttttttaaaaaaaaaggataaatcatAGTTAATGAGCAAATTGAAGAAAGCTATTGAAGCCTATTTCTCGGTGACAGGCTGACAGAGGCGTGAATTTAAGTGAACATTTGCCTTGAGATGTGTGATTTTTCAACACTGTAGATATCCAAGTAACAGAAGAATTCTTATTTCTGCATGATTTAagcaaaatcatttttttttctcacctgaAAAAACATATGGCTTAAAATGCTTTCAAagctttatttctaaaattaaaatctgGTCACTTGAGATCCATTTTGTTCTCTGgtttaaaagttaaaagattTCTTCTAACAGTCTCTCCAGCAGCAAAGCAAGGTAAGTATACAAGGGGCCAGCAGTTGTGCTGGGCCTCCTTGTTACAGGAattgttttcctgtttctccCTCTAGTATTTGTCTGTTCCAGTTTAAATAAGTGAAGCATTCTAAGATGTTTAGTAGGCAGATCaaacaaagtgtttttattttaaagtgagtGTTTTTCACTTCAGCTGAtctaaagatgaaaacaaaatatcgTATGTAGAAATATTTTCGTAATATTTTTACAAGCTTTCCtgtgttttttgtcttattttccttGCTGCATTTACTGTAGGTTGCACACGAACTCTTACTCTCTTGTAATTGTGCCTCAGACTTCTCAAAAGTCGACTTTCTGAGTTGCCCAGATCTTCTAGATCCAACGTGTTAGCCTTGGTTTGTTCTTGTGCTTTCTGTATTTAAAACTTGGGCTGTACTAGGCAAATACAAGATTATAAATTTAGCTAATAGGAGTTTACAAACAGTTCAGATGATTATGATTTGATTTGGTTTAATTGAGCTGTACTCTAGTTCATTTCATCAGGAAATGATACTGTagacaaatgtaaataaaatctgtgagtcaaaaaaaaaaattgataatagATAGAATAATTACATGATGATTTAGTAATATTTTGCACAAGACAATATATGTATTACTTTAGTAATATAATAAAGTATATGTATTAGTACTTGATTTGATATTCTGATGATTTATTGCATGATATTAATAATAAACACTATTCTCTTTATAGTGTAAATTGAAGAGCAAAGATGTTAAATAATGATGAAGCCTGGAAGACAGGACAGAGCTTAGATAGGTTGCCAAATATCAAATGTttcaaaaacacagaaagcaCGACCATCAATGCATCTAACACCGCAAGACCACTAGAAGAGATGCATGGAGCAACTGATAGTATTGCCTATGTTTTCTCATGTATTGTTACTAAATGATATACTCAGAAAAAGTCCTCTGTGCATTGGTATACAGAGAAAACATTAGGAAAGTAGACAAAATGTGTTCCCACTCTACACATTCAACACAGAATAGCTATATTCTGCTAGTGAGTGTAACAAATAGACCATCACAAAAATGAGGTGTTATTTTCCCTTTGATAGCAAAGGTAGTGATTacccactagaaaaaaaaataggcactAAGGACGTAAAAACAAGTcaatacataagaaaaaaaagcataattttGGAAGTTTCTATGGCAGAACTCAAGAAGTATATTATGAGCTTATTCACTAGTATGCACAAGTACACTGCATTAGACAAAGTTAGATACCAAATTGATGCTATGTCACCAAATGTCAGTTGTGTTATGTTAGTAGAATCTCTTGAGCTGTATATGAAAGCAATTATGcttccaaacacaaaacaaacaaacaaaaaaagaatcaaaccaaaactaaacaaaacaaaatccttaaGACTTCCAGATAGCATAGGGGCATTTGAGCCTATGTATATACTATAGTTTTCTAGTTATTGTGTGACCATGAGTCTGCTGACAACATACCAGAATGTGATTTTAAAACAATCTACACAGGAACATAAGAAGTATAAACAGAAGTATTATACtgactgaaaagaagaaatatataaataaatacacatagatGATAGAAATCCCTTGCTAAAGCAATGTTACAAAGAGCAAATCAATTTCTTATATGCACCCACAACTGTTTTTCACATGCacatagcatacacacacaatgttctTCATGTTATAATGTATAGAGCTATTACACAAGATACATTTCTCTATTATTATGCTACAGTTCATCCCTCTTGTGAAGGGGAGCCAAGGACATGGCTTAGCAGTTTGAAGGCCTTGTTGTGGAGTTCTACCCTGAGGGTCCACATGGTAGAAGTAGAGAAATAaatcttgcaagttgtcctcttttTCTTCACTCATGctgaaatatgtacatatatataaataatttttaaaaagacaaatacatttTACTGATGTATTTATAACATTATGATATGTGTTAGTACAAAGGAAagcaaattttaaatatgttctttTGTGCATGGTAAACATTCTGACAAAAGACAACAGATGTTTATCCAATTGTAGTTGGTAGAACTCCTCAAGTATGTAGTATTTAAGAAAATATGCTATATATCTTTCTCAATGTCCTCTGTAGAGCATATTTTACATCTTTGTTCCTCAAGCTGTAGATCAAGGGATTCAACATGGGGATGATCAGGGTGTAAAAGATCGAAGCCACTTTGTCAGTGTCAAAGGAGTGACTGGATTGGGGCTGCACATACATGAATATCAAAGTCCCATAGAAGACAGTGACCACCGTCAGAtgggacccacaggtggagaaggccTTGCGTCTGCCCTCAGCAGAGTTCATCCTGAGAATGGCTATGAGGATGAAAAGGTAGGACACAAGAACAACTAGGAGAGAGGAAATCAAATTAAAAGCTGCCAAGACCAGAATAATCATTTCAATTTCATGAGTGTTTGAGCAGATCAAAGATATCAAAGGGAGACTGTCACAGTAGAAATGACTGATGACATTGTAGCCACAAAAAGACAAAGTGAAAATCTTTATGGTAACTAGAAGCGAAACAAATGTGCAATAGCAGTAGGGGATTGCCACCAGTACGTTACATACCTTTTGTGACATGATGACAGTGTAGAGCAGAGGCTTACatatggccacatagcggtcataggacaTTGCTGACAGAATAAAAAGTTCACTAATTataaacacaagaaagaaagctAGTTGTGTAGCACAAAGATTATAGGAGATTATATTTAGATCTACAATAAAATTTATCAACATCTTGGGTCCCACAGCTGTAGAATAACCCAGATCTGTGATTGCCAGGTGTCTGATAAAAAAGTACATGGGTGTTTGTAGCCTGGAGTCCACTGTAGTGAGAATGATCATGCCCAAGTTTCCCACCATTGAACTCATGTAGATGACCAAGAACAGTCCAAACAATGGGGCCTGTAGTTCAGGGCGCTCACTGATACCCATCAAGATGAATTCAGTCACCACTGTGAAGTTTTGTTATTCCATCAACTTTTATTAGAAAATCTATCTGGACAAAGACACAATAACAAAATCATTACATTCCAGTAGTATCACCTTTCAAGTTATGCAAGGTAATGTTTTCAAAACAGTGCCaaactttcaaattttaaatatttgaaattaagcATACCTTTGTagatgaaaatatttagaaatagtgaaaaatacaaatttttatgCAACTAATGTGACTTTACTCTCAGAAGCAAATCTTTCAATGTCTATACATGTTTTGATTATAATAGGTGAGAATCTAATTCTACTGTTTCCTAATGGATAGAGAATGGGTGAaggaaagatacacacacacacacacacacacacacacacacacacacacacgcatacaaaaGAATGCTGATAACAAGTCAACAGGTTGTGACAACCTTTTTAGGTGAGTGAGTGCCCTAATGTGGATCATGGGATCAGTTATTAAATCTATTCATATGCAAATGAAGAGATGACTGCTATTTTCCAGTTTAGCATCCTAAACATTATACTACAGTAACTCAAAATAAATTACTGTGTATTGAAGTtccctttgtgtgcatgtgtgtgtgtatgtgtatgtctgtgaacatATGTATGTGGATACATTGCAGGTGTGTGGGCAGATGAGTGCTTGGAAGGGAAAAGTTGGTGTCAATCTTTCTTAGTCACttacaccttattttttgagactatgtctctcactgaacctggcctCCCTGATTGGATAAAGTGGCTGGCCTTGAGCCCCGTGGACCTACCTACCTTTGTCTCTTcaaagctgggattataggacaCTGCACTCAGCTTTCatgggccctggggattgaactcttgTCCTCCTGCTTGCACGGCAGGCTCTTTATCAGCTGCACCATGTTCCCAGCACCTTAAAATTCATGATTCAAAGAATATACCGAGACTCTGAAATGCTACAGCTCAGTTGCTTATTCCTTTCGAAACCTTTGCCTATTTCCAGCCCTCTCATTTCTATCAAGCCAACACTTGGCCTCATTTAGCTCCATTCTGTGGCTAATTTTACCTATAAAATAGCTACACAAGAATATTCATAAGGCTCCAAAAGTTCTACAATTAATTTCTGGTGTATCAGTAATGTACATGAGAaatgatttactttttattaaaaaaaaaagcagtctacAGTTACAAAAACATGGGTAGAATAATATAAAAAACATGCTGGTATGTCTAGGACACAGGCTGTAGAGCAGATACTTCCAAGAAACTGAAAGCTCCAAAGTCTCAAGGACAGTCACATTCTTCTCTTATTAGAAGCAACCAGCAACCATCATGGCTTGTCATCCTGACACAGCTCCCCAGCTTCCTACATGGTACAGCATATATTCTTAATATCTGTAACGCTGTTTCAAGCAAACATCTTAATCTTTAGCATAATGGCATCAATCTCTAggactttatttctttctctacttTATATTTATGACCATCATCCACAGTGACACCTACAAGTCGACTTACTTTATGTTCAACATCCATAACATTATATGAATGTTATAACTGCTCAGGAGTGCCTACTTCTTCAAATGGCTCCTAggtagaacttactatgtatcaGTCACTTTCTATAACATTTCCTAGAACACCATAGCCACTTCATGCAGAAAATAAGTCTCACACTAGACCAGTGGCTTGCAATCTTCTTAATGCTaaggccctttaatacagttcctcatgatccctaactatgaaattatttttgtcatagcttcataactataattttgcaactgttataaatcattatgtaaatatcttatatgcagACCCCTGTGAAGGGATCATTTGACCCCCTAAAGGAGTTTCAACCCATAGATGGAGAAGCAGTGCACTAGACCACTTAGGTACTTTCAGCCATTACATAGTTTTAAAAGACAAGACCAGGTAGAAAGAGGGCTTAAAGGTTATCTCAGAAGATATGTGACAgaaatctgtttcatttttttcttaaacaaattCATTGGAAATTCATCAGTGTCCAGGTATGTATTGAACAGTGTCCAGGTGTGTATTAAAGACAAGTGTCTGACTTAGACAAAAGTGCCTGTGAACTCTTTTGGGTCATTCTCAGATTTTTACAGATGACAGGTTACCCCAAGATAAACTGTGGGCCTGCTTAGCTTCCTCTGGAGAAACACTTCATGCACATAATCAAGGAGTAGGGAGAGGGCGAGTGATGATGGGAATCTGATGCTGTGACACTGGGTAAAGGCTGAGTCTACAAAGATTCAAAAAATAGCTTCTGAGAGAAGCTCCAGCTTCTGCTCGTTCTGGGAGTCATGGGTACGGTTCCATTTTCACAAGGCCGGGGTCAAGCATACTCTGCTCTCCATTTGGCCAGCTTCAAGAATTGCAGCTTTAAGCCCAGCCCTGTTGTTCTGGAGAAAGCCCAGCTTGCAGTGTGGCAGAATcatcaggaagaagagaaggtggaGACTGATAGGACTAAGAAGACTCAGAAGGGCCCAGAGAGACTCAACCAGGTCTAGGCTCTTGCCAAAACTCTTATGCTCTAAGCAGAACAATCTCTAGGAGATGTATGAGTCTAGCCATCTGGGACTCCAAGCAAAAGAAAAGCCTTCATAGCACCAGGACATATGACTGCCACCATGTTTCTATTACTTAgtctctctggggaagactaAGGATGTCTCCTATAAGTGAGGCATTCATAGCTAAAGAGTATCTCCCACATCTTCCACTCAAATAGAAAGAACTGAGCTCTGATGTTTACTGGCTACGAGCAGAGAAGGAGCCCTGCCAACTCTAAAGGGACTGTGATGGCTTATCTCCAGGAACCCTATTAAAGTATTGGCTACAGCATTAAGTACAATTTCTATATGTAGTAGTTTAGAATATAAATCACTTAATCACAGCATCCCATAGTGTATCTATTACGTTCATCCACAGTTTACAGAGTAGGCAGCTGAAGCATAAAGAAATTACATTCAAAGGATGAACCCAACCTCATACACAGGGCTTGGCTTTGGAGGCAGGGATAGAAGCTTGAACACTACAATTGATGGATGTATGCACAAAATATCCATATGAtgctgtgattgtgtgtgtgtgattgtgtgtgtgtgtgagagagggggggcGCTTAGAGAAGGTTCAGAAGGAGACAATGTGCCAAAGTGTCTGAGGAGGGGAGATTGACAGGTTAACTCCTTTTCTTACTAGCCCAGGGTAAGAGACGAGAATGAAGAATCAGAGGGAGAAGTGGAGAAGGTCTAGAGCAGGACAAGAAAAGCGGAGGAGGAAGTCCTAAGCATTAGAAGGTGCATGGAGCACTGGCTGACCACAGGATGTAATCATCCACCATGAACACCATGAGTGTTTCTCACTCTCTATCTGGGAGTGTGCAGGTGGCACCTTACTCTGGAGCCACTTTTGTGGTCAGATAGCTGAAGTACAGGTTAGCAAAGCCCAGGTGGCCCAAAGGCAATGCATCTTAAGGGATGATTTTGTGATAGGGGAGAATATGAGTAAGCCACTGCCTTAGGCATGTGGTGGGTTCTTGCTGGAATGCTTGTGGAAGTAACTACACAGTCATGATGGCTCAGGCATCCTACTTCCTAATGTGGTCCTTAAAATTCCTTACACTGACAGGTGTAGATCTGAACATTTTAGCACtcataataaaatcaaatctccAAGTTTCACCGCTAGCTTTGTGCCAGACCACATACTGTGGCCTTCCCCTTTCCTGTGCCCATTCTGCTCTCCACTGGGTCATGCATATCTTCCCTTAGAGCCTTCTTACCACCTTATCCTTTTATCTCAGCTGCCAATTCCCACAGGCATTCTCTGTGATCCTGCCATATGGAAACAAGTAGATGATGTCCACTCTCATTCTCCTCCAAATGTTTCTCCCAATTTTCCCACTCTGTGTCTaccacctgctgtggcctctcttctctctctgtcccaagGGGACTAAGTAGATCCTGGTGGCAcatcctgttttcctttctcctgtagAACCCCCCAGCCCTTCCCACTTCTTTCCCATCTCCATCCCTAAGTGTCAGCTCCAATACCAAGAAACACATTCCAACAGGaatccccagtggccacacctggcaGGATCTCAGAAGAATTCTCTACCAGACAACTCACAGCCACAGCACTCTTCTAAGAATCAGAGAGGGAATTGGAaataacagaaaccaaggaatggaaCACATATCTAACAAAGACAAGAGAAGATATCACCATCCAGAACTGGGAGtaacagagggaggggaaaccataatcagaatatattgtgtgagaaaaatatctttcaataaaagagaaaaaaatgtgtatcaataaaaatatgtaaggCATTATGATGGACAGTGTCTTTATTATGTAAAGTGACAAATGAGGGTATGTACTTAGAGTCTATGCTGTACCTTAACTAGGTGTACACACTGACCTTTCTTTGTCCAAAGGATTGACAGAACCCTTACTCAATTCTAAAATGACAACATTTCCTTGTTGAGTTGTAGAGAAACAAGGAAGATGATGAAGTGATTCAGATACCTATGACCCTTAAGCATATTTCTCAACCATCAAGCATATAACGGTTCTTGGTTTCATATCTTTTCTAATTAATAGTAACCTGAAGAAACTTTCTTTGAcaaatgtatgcatacatgtttcTGCAGAGGGATGCTACATCCTTTTCAGGGCTACAACAAAGCAAATGTGAGAAACAGGTAAAGCCAGACCATTACATACATGCAGCTTAAGTCCACAGCAAACACCAACCCATGCTCTCATACTGGATGAGCAGAATTGGtgggtttctttaaaaaaaaaaaaaaaaaaaaaaaaaaaaaaaaaaaaccacctttccTCAAATATTTGGATATTATATAATGCAAGTTACATTAATATAAAATTACTTAAACATATTAACTTTTCCTCTAAAGGCATTTTAACTATATATGAACTATCCTTCTCTGTAGATAACAGATGCATGTTATAGATATGAACCTTGAGGAATATGGAGGAATCAGAGGAAGCTGGCAGAAAATACAGATCATTATCAATAGAGACTGTTGAAATTCCCTTGGATGAATTGGTGCAAcatttcaaagacaaaaaaaaacaagctgaaaattatttctatttttatcttttcccttttttgaaaatagatttttactCACACATATGTCCAGATTGCCATTTCCCTTCTacttcttccagttcctccctacctcaCCTATCATCTAGATctactccatttctgtctctcattagaaaacaaacaggttcctaagggaaaataataaaataaaatataatatcataagataaaaatagagaTCATAACtggacaaaacaagcaaacagaaagaaaagaaacacaagataAACCATAAGAAACAAAGATTCATTCGGTAGCATAATCAGgaaccccataaaaacactaaacttttaaaattattttgaaaagatcACTAAAGAAGAAAAGTCAGTAGCTTAATATTTGGAGAAATATCAAATGGAAGACTGAAATTTACAGCTTTAAATT of Peromyscus maniculatus bairdii isolate BWxNUB_F1_BW_parent chromosome 4, HU_Pman_BW_mat_3.1, whole genome shotgun sequence contains these proteins:
- the LOC102903239 gene encoding LOW QUALITY PROTEIN: olfactory receptor 8K3-like (The sequence of the model RefSeq protein was modified relative to this genomic sequence to represent the inferred CDS: substituted 1 base at 1 genomic stop codon); translated protein: MEXQNFTVVTEFILMGISERPELQAPLFGLFLVIYMSSMVGNLGMIILTTVDSRLQTPMYFFIRHLAITDLGYSTAVGPKMLINFIVDLNIISYNLCATQLAFFLVFIISELFILSAMSYDRYVAICKPLLYTVIMSQKVCNVLVAIPYCYCTFVSLLVTIKIFTLSFCGYNVISHFYCDSLPLISLICSNTHEIEMIILVLAAFNLISSLLVVLVSYLFILIAILRMNSAEGRRKAFSTCGSHLTVVTVFYGTLIFMYVQPQSSHSFDTDKVASIFYTLIIPMLNPLIYSLRNKDVKYALQRTLRKIYSIFS